One window of Chitinispirillales bacterium ANBcel5 genomic DNA carries:
- a CDS encoding serine/threonine-protein kinase, with product MSEKSTKVRYENPVIKLAVERKLVSRKQHLDCRELVKKSRRIGLETTIEEIMIKQGFLSEEQLEELQEISRLGESGDYYGGYRLQKLVGQGGMGKVYRALHEFTLRCVALKILSSRFSSDKTNVSRFFQEVRALAKLNHPNIVTLYDAGKSGRRYYFTMELVEGLSLDQYIKKHKKFTEKVALKIIRDVAVALGYAHQNSIIHRDIKPENILVDDCGVTKVTDFGVVMHQDDDHLTLTAEGFMVGSIHFASPEQINGLRDIDGRTDIYSLGATLFFMLTGRTVYSGKCIQEVAAKQTKGPWVSPRKFNRDISIKSVLLIRKMMAKNRERRFQSMEDLIKAIDRQSLTRRFIGYLLKFSAIISLIGLGILLEVLFSITTML from the coding sequence ATGAGTGAAAAGAGCACAAAAGTCCGTTATGAAAACCCCGTAATAAAGCTTGCTGTTGAGAGAAAACTGGTCTCCCGTAAACAACATCTCGATTGTAGAGAATTGGTTAAAAAAAGCAGAAGAATAGGCCTTGAGACCACAATTGAAGAGATCATGATAAAACAGGGCTTTCTGAGTGAAGAGCAGCTCGAGGAATTACAGGAGATATCCCGTCTTGGAGAAAGCGGTGATTATTACGGAGGGTACAGGCTACAGAAGCTCGTTGGTCAAGGTGGGATGGGCAAAGTCTACAGGGCACTTCATGAGTTCACATTACGATGTGTTGCTTTAAAAATTCTAAGTTCCAGGTTTTCATCAGATAAGACCAATGTTTCCCGTTTTTTTCAGGAGGTTCGGGCACTCGCCAAACTAAATCACCCTAATATCGTAACTCTTTATGATGCAGGCAAGAGCGGCAGACGCTACTATTTTACAATGGAATTGGTGGAAGGCCTGTCTCTTGACCAGTACATAAAAAAGCATAAAAAGTTTACAGAAAAAGTAGCCCTTAAAATAATTCGCGATGTTGCAGTGGCATTGGGGTATGCACATCAAAACAGCATTATTCACCGGGACATTAAACCTGAAAATATTCTTGTCGATGACTGTGGCGTAACAAAGGTGACAGATTTTGGAGTGGTAATGCACCAGGATGATGACCACCTGACTCTTACGGCAGAAGGTTTCATGGTGGGTTCCATCCACTTTGCTTCACCTGAGCAAATCAACGGACTTAGGGATATAGATGGACGCACCGATATCTACTCCCTGGGTGCCACCCTTTTCTTTATGCTTACCGGACGCACAGTCTATAGCGGAAAATGTATTCAGGAAGTTGCTGCCAAGCAAACTAAGGGCCCATGGGTATCACCGAGAAAATTTAACAGAGATATATCTATAAAATCAGTTCTTTTGATTCGTAAAATGATGGCAAAAAACAGAGAACGTCGTTTTCAATCAATGGAAGACCTTATAAAAGCAATCGATCGGCAGTCTTTGACAAGAAGGTTTATTGGATACCTGTTGAAATTTTCTGCAATTATCTCTCTTATTGGCTTGGGTATTTTATTGGAGGTACTTTTTTCAATAACAACCATGCTTTAA
- a CDS encoding tetratricopeptide repeat protein — protein sequence MTVAALRVGSVIVLFCLFVTYGGTGKNLARGNQYYQSGQYNKAIAAYKRALNEGENSALSRFNLANAYYQIQEYSRAIGNYKAATLEATDFTRAWINLGVMYHEMGDHGASIAALEQARRLEAEDVMVYQFLLLHIWHLKSTAKLPLI from the coding sequence ATGACTGTAGCAGCACTAAGAGTTGGTAGTGTGATCGTTTTATTTTGCCTGTTTGTTACTTATGGCGGCACCGGGAAAAATCTTGCCAGAGGAAACCAGTACTATCAAAGCGGCCAATACAATAAGGCAATAGCAGCCTATAAAAGGGCTTTAAATGAGGGTGAAAACAGTGCTCTTTCACGATTCAATTTAGCAAATGCCTATTATCAAATACAGGAATATTCAAGAGCAATTGGTAACTATAAGGCTGCAACTCTGGAGGCCACAGATTTTACCAGGGCATGGATCAATCTTGGAGTGATGTATCATGAGATGGGGGATCACGGGGCAAGTATTGCAGCTCTTGAACAGGCCCGTAGGTTGGAAGCTGAAGATGTAATGGTGTATCAGTTCTTGCTTCTGCATATATGGCACTTGAAAAGTACAGCAAAGCTGCCGTTAATTTAG
- a CDS encoding glycosyltransferase family 4 protein, which yields MKIAIISRYLPSDEPNGVSIQVHNLAQTLVQKGHDVICYSFSPAVRGMLYKHVQLKWKWKNRLFRKFEPAFAFKKIDVKSFDIVHYHGDDYLKAGATNRVRTFYGSAIREAMHARTCVTFFYQFTFYLLEIVSAFRKGVTVGISRDTVKCIPLIKKEIPCMIPHNYHRGARNITTHPTVLFIGAMGTRKRGNLMVEVFKNEILPQVKNCKLIIVGAQGRSDEHITYKGRITDKQLREEYSKAWVYCCCSSYEGFGVPVIEAMANKCPVVATYNPGADQVITSGYNGLLCTSGNLGINILTVLSDSALRSRLSENAFKTVEKYSCKKIVSRYEKVYNDVLKLKA from the coding sequence ATGAAAATCGCAATTATTAGCCGATATTTACCCTCAGATGAACCAAACGGGGTATCAATTCAAGTACACAATCTTGCTCAAACTTTAGTCCAAAAGGGACATGATGTCATTTGTTACAGTTTTAGCCCGGCTGTTAGAGGAATGCTGTATAAACACGTGCAGCTAAAATGGAAATGGAAAAATAGACTATTCAGAAAATTTGAACCAGCATTTGCCTTTAAAAAAATTGATGTGAAATCATTTGATATAGTTCATTATCATGGAGATGATTATCTTAAAGCGGGAGCTACTAACAGAGTACGTACTTTCTATGGCTCTGCAATCAGAGAGGCTATGCATGCAAGAACGTGTGTAACCTTTTTCTATCAGTTCACCTTCTATCTTTTAGAAATTGTGTCCGCTTTTCGTAAGGGCGTAACGGTTGGGATATCCAGGGATACTGTGAAATGTATACCATTAATAAAAAAAGAGATCCCCTGTATGATACCGCATAACTATCACAGGGGTGCAAGGAATATAACAACCCATCCAACAGTTCTCTTTATAGGGGCTATGGGTACCCGTAAACGCGGGAACTTAATGGTTGAGGTATTTAAAAATGAAATACTGCCCCAAGTTAAAAATTGTAAACTGATCATAGTTGGAGCCCAGGGGAGATCCGATGAACATATTACCTATAAAGGTCGGATTACTGATAAACAACTTAGGGAAGAGTATTCTAAGGCATGGGTTTATTGCTGCTGTAGCTCTTATGAAGGGTTTGGTGTGCCGGTAATTGAAGCCATGGCCAACAAATGTCCTGTCGTTGCAACTTATAACCCCGGGGCTGACCAGGTAATTACTTCTGGATATAATGGCTTACTGTGTACATCAGGTAATCTTGGAATAAATATTTTAACAGTTTTGTCTGATTCAGCTCTAAGGTCAAGGTTAAGTGAGAATGCATTTAAAACTGTAGAAAAGTATTCTTGCAAAAAAATCGTATCCCGCTATGAAAAAGTATATAACGATGTTCTTAAGCTTAAAGCTTAG
- a CDS encoding MotA/TolQ/ExbB proton channel family protein: MYPVFNYYANNGGIVNAAIFMVAVMCVYIGTGKLLQFNSYRKVKLVGCVKSDKLAKEVTYIYDWFYSENSYSLAYYKNHFRERLIEVVPKLEEGLDTMAALIQAAPLLGLFGTVVGMIRTFSLITTFGTANPVVLTEGITISLLTTQAGLLVAFPCMLFHNYITGRKNELVQDILNQGEKMITLVSEEKG, translated from the coding sequence ATGTACCCTGTCTTTAACTACTATGCAAACAATGGTGGTATCGTAAATGCTGCAATATTTATGGTTGCAGTGATGTGTGTGTACATAGGTACAGGTAAATTATTACAGTTTAATTCCTACAGGAAAGTGAAACTGGTTGGTTGTGTAAAAAGCGATAAGCTTGCAAAAGAGGTTACCTATATTTACGATTGGTTTTACAGTGAAAATAGTTATTCTTTGGCGTACTATAAAAACCATTTTAGGGAGAGGCTCATTGAAGTTGTGCCAAAACTTGAAGAGGGGTTAGATACTATGGCCGCTCTTATTCAGGCTGCGCCTCTCTTAGGATTATTTGGTACGGTTGTAGGTATGATAAGGACGTTCTCGCTCATCACAACCTTTGGAACAGCTAATCCTGTGGTATTAACAGAAGGCATAACCATATCCCTTCTTACCACACAGGCAGGGCTTTTGGTTGCTTTTCCCTGTATGCTCTTTCATAACTACATTACAGGAAGAAAAAATGAATTGGTTCAGGATATACTAAATCAGGGCGAAAAGATGATCACTCTGGTATCAGAAGAAAAAGGGTAA
- a CDS encoding metal-dependent transcriptional regulator: MSEHELTSTLEDYLETILNIVSTRKVARSMEIAESLNVKRPTVTVALRTLAEKGLINYEPRSYITLTDNGEKIAKCVDKRHHVLRDFFMEVLNLSLQESETAACHMEHSMDNNLCEAVTNLLTALRNDQDLASRLKKAMKTAGKTGKCKKVCKGTALGNKE, from the coding sequence ATGAGCGAACATGAATTAACATCGACCCTTGAAGACTATCTTGAAACAATTCTTAATATCGTCTCTACTCGCAAGGTCGCACGATCCATGGAGATTGCAGAGAGTCTCAACGTTAAGCGCCCCACTGTTACTGTCGCGCTGCGTACTCTGGCAGAAAAAGGACTCATTAATTACGAACCCCGATCCTACATAACACTTACTGATAACGGGGAAAAAATTGCCAAATGTGTGGATAAGAGACATCATGTACTCCGTGATTTTTTCATGGAAGTGCTCAACCTTTCATTGCAAGAGAGTGAAACGGCTGCCTGTCACATGGAGCATAGTATGGATAACAATCTTTGTGAAGCTGTTACAAACTTACTCACTGCCCTCAGAAATGACCAGGATCTTGCATCCAGATTAAAAAAGGCGATGAAAACTGCTGGTAAAACCGGTAAATGTAAGAAAGTATGTAAAGGGACTGCTTTAGGAAATAAGGAGTAG
- a CDS encoding methyl-accepting chemotaxis protein — MNMHVAYLIALISAVSVLISVSKIVFKGSIVYAISLVIILFALKASLATYIFAISDWKHIFWIIPVLTFTLILQLKYIMIKIKKPLKTIIDMNKSLSKGDLNQKFNTALPENELGELMRSFNTLATQLKDIFGNITLTSDSVANSAIVLTSKSSNMSQTAKEMSEQSSMITAATDKTSSNISTISSAAKEMSDSAVSISTAVEEISASLNEVSLNCQKELSIVQSANKKAITNKNSMVQLNNAAKSIGKITVVINKIADKTNLLALNAMIEATSAGEAGKGFAVVANEIKELAKQTARATKEIEQQITKIQTDTQSAVLDIKDVAEIIGEVDSISHSIVSAVEEQSATINEVEKSIVKMSTGARDVADNVTESAQELSNISEVINDFDSKVNSVATDISHINSSAVDLSVFSESLMSMLSKFNGCFIYRHDTEGVFSYAFGIENTLGYTNEEFMRNFETFLTDNPINKSVAEYTALSLKGNIQPPYSVELKRKNGSTCMFEISEKPLNDSNGSVVGISGIARMRG, encoded by the coding sequence ATGAATATGCATGTAGCTTATCTGATAGCATTGATTTCAGCAGTTAGTGTCTTAATTTCAGTATCAAAAATAGTCTTCAAGGGCTCTATAGTTTATGCCATCAGTTTGGTAATCATTCTATTTGCATTGAAAGCCTCCCTTGCGACCTACATATTCGCCATTTCTGACTGGAAACATATTTTCTGGATTATACCTGTTCTTACCTTTACCTTAATTTTGCAACTTAAATACATCATGATCAAAATCAAAAAACCCTTAAAAACTATTATTGATATGAATAAAAGTTTGTCTAAAGGTGATCTTAATCAAAAATTTAACACTGCACTACCAGAAAACGAATTGGGAGAGCTAATGCGCTCCTTTAACACGCTTGCCACTCAACTGAAAGATATTTTTGGTAACATTACTTTAACTTCTGACAGTGTTGCCAATTCGGCAATAGTACTGACATCGAAATCATCCAATATGTCACAAACCGCCAAAGAGATGAGCGAGCAAAGTTCTATGATTACAGCCGCAACAGATAAAACTTCCAGTAATATCAGTACGATCTCTTCTGCCGCTAAAGAGATGTCCGATTCAGCAGTCTCCATATCTACGGCAGTTGAGGAGATAAGTGCGTCTTTAAATGAAGTATCGCTCAACTGCCAAAAAGAGTTATCTATAGTACAGAGTGCCAATAAAAAAGCTATTACTAATAAAAACTCGATGGTTCAGCTTAATAATGCTGCAAAATCTATCGGTAAAATTACTGTTGTGATCAACAAAATAGCTGATAAGACAAACCTTCTTGCACTTAATGCTATGATTGAAGCGACAAGCGCAGGTGAGGCGGGTAAAGGATTCGCTGTTGTCGCCAATGAAATAAAAGAGTTAGCAAAACAAACAGCCAGGGCTACCAAAGAAATAGAGCAACAGATAACAAAAATTCAAACAGACACTCAATCTGCTGTGTTGGATATTAAAGATGTAGCTGAAATCATTGGTGAAGTTGATTCTATTTCTCATTCTATCGTCAGCGCTGTAGAAGAGCAGAGCGCTACCATTAATGAGGTAGAAAAAAGTATAGTAAAAATGAGTACAGGCGCTAGAGATGTTGCGGATAATGTCACCGAATCTGCTCAGGAACTTTCAAACATCTCCGAAGTAATCAATGATTTTGATAGTAAAGTAAACTCAGTCGCCACTGATATTTCACATATCAATTCAAGTGCAGTTGATTTATCCGTTTTTTCAGAAAGCCTTATGTCTATGTTATCTAAGTTCAATGGCTGCTTTATCTACAGGCACGATACTGAAGGAGTTTTTTCCTATGCTTTTGGAATAGAGAATACACTTGGATACACCAATGAAGAGTTTATGAGGAACTTCGAAACATTTTTGACCGATAATCCAATTAATAAATCTGTAGCTGAATATACGGCACTTAGTCTCAAGGGAAATATACAGCCTCCCTACAGTGTTGAACTAAAGAGAAAGAATGGCTCAACCTGTATGTTTGAAATTTCTGAAAAACCGCTCAATGACAGTAATGGCAGTGTTGTGGGAATATCAGGAATAGCACGGATGAGAGGATAA
- a CDS encoding biopolymer transporter ExbD, with protein MFDDYGLTRKKAATAEVNIGPLLDMVFILLIFFVVTTNFNRETGVDVTKPSSQSAVSLGQKTILVGVSREGTIHVHGRQVTAEGLLSVLNREISQRPDASVVIVGDVGSTLGKTVEIMDICARAGVTNVSVSADKR; from the coding sequence ATGTTTGATGATTATGGCTTGACAAGAAAGAAGGCTGCAACTGCTGAAGTAAATATTGGTCCTCTGTTGGACATGGTTTTTATTTTGCTGATATTTTTTGTGGTTACCACCAATTTTAACAGGGAAACCGGGGTAGATGTTACAAAACCAAGCTCTCAGAGCGCGGTTTCTCTTGGGCAAAAGACTATACTGGTTGGGGTTTCCCGTGAAGGAACCATTCATGTTCATGGTCGGCAGGTGACAGCTGAGGGATTGCTTAGTGTATTGAATCGCGAAATTTCGCAGCGCCCGGATGCCTCAGTGGTAATCGTGGGTGATGTGGGATCAACACTGGGTAAAACAGTTGAGATTATGGATATATGTGCAAGAGCAGGGGTAACTAATGTTTCGGTCTCGGCAGATAAGAGATAG
- a CDS encoding CDP-glycerol glycerophosphotransferase family protein, whose product MDYSLLVAKKEIEASFIKDGYKITEKRSGYDVVISGDTLKEPQAYGDALLCNVDHGPGIKTLRYRNFLRQKDTRYVVFVEGRYRIEKFKKYGLDKKHTFIDVGLPKHDPLLSGAFSREEIIQQYGLDPEKKIVVYAPSYKPTSIFMIGDKLLQLLNDYNVLVKLHPYSWAGKYASHSQHRFFEKMCSKDHRLQLVPAHEHNMLPYLWAADTMISEGSSVINEFLALERCGIIVNLPDENLRHSDGQPHLEENSREWLKGSFVHLENPDQLLKAVETALNPDTERIKKIKEDREFLYTHVDGKASKRLKKAVEELLEQK is encoded by the coding sequence TTGGACTATTCCTTATTAGTCGCAAAAAAAGAGATAGAAGCATCTTTTATAAAAGATGGCTATAAAATTACAGAGAAGCGCAGTGGATATGATGTAGTAATTTCGGGTGATACTCTCAAAGAGCCACAAGCCTATGGCGACGCCTTACTTTGCAATGTGGACCATGGGCCGGGGATAAAGACACTGCGTTACCGAAATTTTCTCCGGCAAAAAGATACACGATATGTGGTATTTGTAGAAGGCCGCTACAGGATTGAAAAATTTAAAAAATACGGCCTCGATAAAAAGCATACATTTATCGATGTCGGTCTGCCAAAGCATGACCCTCTTTTGAGCGGTGCATTCAGCAGGGAAGAAATCATTCAGCAGTATGGTCTTGATCCCGAAAAAAAGATCGTGGTGTATGCGCCATCATATAAGCCGACTTCCATCTTTATGATCGGGGATAAGCTCCTTCAGCTTCTTAATGACTACAATGTTCTGGTAAAACTGCATCCCTACAGTTGGGCTGGAAAATACGCCTCCCATTCTCAACATCGATTCTTTGAAAAAATGTGCTCAAAAGATCACCGTCTTCAACTTGTTCCGGCACACGAGCACAATATGCTTCCCTATCTTTGGGCTGCGGACACAATGATCAGTGAAGGCTCCAGTGTAATAAACGAATTTCTTGCGCTTGAGCGTTGTGGGATTATAGTTAATCTTCCAGATGAAAATTTGCGACATTCAGATGGGCAGCCTCATCTTGAAGAAAATTCCAGAGAGTGGTTAAAGGGTTCTTTTGTACACCTTGAAAATCCTGATCAGTTACTCAAAGCGGTTGAAACCGCTCTTAACCCCGATACTGAACGAATCAAAAAGATCAAAGAGGATAGAGAATTTCTATATACCCATGTGGATGGCAAAGCTTCTAAAAGATTAAAAAAGGCTGTTGAAGAACTTCTGGAGCAAAAATGA
- a CDS encoding DUF3450 family protein, whose protein sequence is MRIKLALTVSFTLLFSLFVKGEDSEAILSQIRDYQSKTEEIRKKITHEQQKATADSIAFSEYVTDYENRALSLQQERDSLNALVERLNERRGSLEAQSGVIQARSTNYRAQTRSLLHAIRDNCRQFHDSLQHLALFNMDRQLHALRFLEGELAAGTVDAVEGLERYWQIVGQIEQASQKIETWSGSSPHAAVSGEVTFLRLRFVWLAFINNDNSKGYLWDSSNDEWSMIENASDIVEIREASNLISGSAAPRLVKLPFSHTISATEKESD, encoded by the coding sequence ATGCGAATTAAGTTGGCTCTTACAGTATCATTTACACTTCTGTTTTCATTGTTTGTTAAAGGTGAGGATAGTGAGGCGATACTTTCACAGATCAGGGACTATCAGTCGAAAACTGAAGAGATTCGCAAAAAGATCACTCATGAGCAGCAGAAAGCGACAGCTGACAGTATCGCGTTCTCAGAATATGTGACAGACTATGAGAATAGAGCGTTAAGTTTACAGCAGGAGCGGGATTCTCTGAATGCTTTAGTTGAAAGGCTTAATGAGAGAAGAGGTTCTCTTGAAGCGCAGAGTGGTGTTATCCAGGCACGGAGCACCAATTATCGGGCACAAACAAGATCATTGTTACATGCCATTAGGGATAACTGCCGGCAATTTCATGACTCTCTGCAACATCTTGCATTATTCAATATGGACAGACAACTGCACGCGTTGAGGTTTCTTGAAGGGGAACTTGCTGCTGGAACTGTGGATGCAGTTGAGGGGCTCGAGAGGTACTGGCAGATAGTGGGGCAAATAGAGCAGGCATCCCAAAAAATAGAAACCTGGAGTGGATCTTCACCCCATGCTGCAGTAAGTGGTGAAGTGACTTTTTTACGCCTGAGATTTGTTTGGCTTGCATTTATAAATAATGATAATAGTAAGGGATACCTTTGGGACAGTAGTAACGATGAATGGTCAATGATAGAAAATGCTTCTGATATTGTTGAAATCAGAGAAGCGAGCAATTTGATTTCCGGAAGTGCTGCTCCTCGGCTCGTAAAGCTACCTTTCAGTCATACAATCAGTGCTACTGAAAAGGAGAGTGACTGA
- a CDS encoding MotA/TolQ/ExbB proton channel family protein, which yields MVLKMIVLLVLLSVQTAVARRGRSQEDESETQQLLQSLQEARSTYTSQVAALQRVTDLRWSQRQKQVDQKSSWQREANRTQNEIERLYTEIARIREEILLREGGVSGAESELKREREGFEAISRTVESIIEREEDAVRTNFALDQQERSLEVQQIATSRSTTPAQLQRRLRLLQQYVLGRVANQSSIEITKSTILLNDNSLDEGTVLRFGNVFALAVNDTGDVYYHGFTGQRAESPFEWVKLTDEDAEKNMITYAPTWLKNGRVDGRVYMDVMQNTHTGELLGVQRKTLMQAAEDYIRAGGILMIPLAAICLWALLLILNRLIVYSLTHSRDNKFIDNAVDYLNDKKMNEATDLANRSKGVLARILNTCLHHSKWKRPVAEKAVKELLLDEVPSLDKHLDTLAVLAAAAPLLGLLGTVTGMISMFESITRFGTGDPKLLAGGISEALVTTKTGLGIAIPLLLIHNFLRNRRNHIQSEMEVYAMRILNRLWPQD from the coding sequence ATGGTTTTGAAGATGATTGTTTTGTTGGTATTGTTGTCTGTTCAAACTGCAGTTGCCCGGAGAGGCAGATCTCAGGAAGATGAAAGTGAAACGCAACAGTTGTTACAGAGCCTACAGGAAGCCAGAAGTACCTATACATCTCAAGTCGCAGCTTTGCAACGTGTTACTGATTTACGGTGGTCTCAGCGTCAAAAGCAGGTTGATCAGAAAAGTAGCTGGCAACGGGAAGCTAACCGGACCCAAAACGAAATAGAGCGGCTTTATACAGAGATTGCCAGAATTCGTGAAGAGATACTGCTCCGTGAAGGGGGGGTAAGCGGGGCTGAATCGGAGCTTAAAAGAGAGAGAGAGGGTTTTGAAGCCATTAGCAGGACTGTTGAATCGATAATCGAACGGGAAGAAGATGCTGTCAGAACTAATTTTGCCCTTGATCAGCAGGAGCGATCTTTGGAGGTGCAGCAGATCGCAACCTCTCGAAGTACTACACCAGCTCAGCTTCAGCGACGCTTACGGTTGCTTCAACAGTATGTACTTGGACGAGTCGCTAATCAAAGCTCGATAGAGATTACAAAAAGTACAATTTTGTTAAATGATAACTCTCTGGATGAGGGCACAGTGTTAAGATTTGGTAATGTATTTGCCCTGGCAGTAAATGATACGGGAGATGTCTACTATCATGGATTCACGGGACAGAGAGCTGAATCACCGTTTGAATGGGTAAAACTGACTGACGAAGATGCCGAAAAAAACATGATTACCTATGCGCCGACCTGGCTTAAAAATGGTAGAGTCGATGGCCGTGTGTATATGGACGTTATGCAAAATACTCATACCGGTGAATTGCTTGGAGTTCAAAGAAAAACGTTGATGCAGGCTGCTGAAGACTATATACGTGCAGGAGGAATACTAATGATTCCGCTTGCAGCTATTTGCTTATGGGCTCTTCTTCTGATTTTAAACCGATTAATAGTGTACTCTCTGACCCATTCACGGGATAACAAGTTTATAGATAATGCAGTTGATTACCTCAATGATAAAAAAATGAATGAGGCAACCGATCTCGCAAATCGGTCCAAAGGTGTTCTCGCACGCATTTTGAATACTTGTTTACATCATTCAAAATGGAAACGTCCGGTAGCCGAAAAAGCGGTGAAGGAACTTCTGCTTGATGAGGTCCCATCTCTTGATAAACACCTTGATACGTTGGCTGTGCTTGCTGCCGCAGCACCCCTCCTTGGACTTTTGGGAACAGTAACCGGTATGATTTCGATGTTTGAATCGATAACGAGGTTTGGTACAGGTGATCCCAAACTTCTTGCGGGGGGAATCTCTGAAGCTTTGGTGACCACAAAAACTGGACTTGGAATAGCAATCCCGTTACTGTTAATTCATAACTTCCTTCGCAATCGCAGAAATCATATACAATCAGAGATGGAAGTTTATGCAATGCGCATACTCAACAGACTTTGGCCTCAGGATTAG
- a CDS encoding DUF2023 family protein has protein sequence MEIFLHHIYEYKKGLRRLVLHTTASLYREFIEAKLSSQGISYIIVPVSGIKINVFFGDPYCIEILRSFAHNDLSTLSDEQDFILGSMLGYDIVQQCKRFLKRKEEYTIKERTWANSNNSRLKMVNTYAN, from the coding sequence GTGGAAATATTTCTGCATCACATCTATGAGTACAAAAAAGGTTTACGTAGATTAGTTCTGCACACAACAGCTTCACTGTATAGAGAGTTTATCGAGGCAAAACTGAGCTCTCAGGGGATAAGCTACATAATTGTACCAGTATCCGGGATAAAAATCAATGTTTTCTTTGGTGATCCTTATTGTATTGAAATTTTAAGGTCATTTGCACATAATGATCTTTCAACTCTGAGTGATGAGCAGGACTTTATTTTGGGATCAATGCTTGGATATGATATAGTTCAACAGTGTAAACGATTTCTAAAAAGAAAAGAGGAGTATACGATTAAAGAGCGCACATGGGCAAATTCTAATAACAGCAGACTGAAAATGGTGAACACCTATGCGAATTAA
- a CDS encoding energy transducer TonB, with protein sequence MRAAALRRFILSAFLIIVRLVIALCAVTFLFALLPFAKSVFNTERSIDSTRPKQMPVIMQQVVREQKKTEPIVREIRELKTPTSNRSTFSGLGHSMRFTPDLSVDGGGDGVGLGSDNLGSAVFEEGEVDEPARPVSRMGVEYPRRARNLGIEGSVSVVILVGRGGDVLDVTIEETSHQLFVRPVQEAVRQWRFLPAKYQGVPVQVRLRQEINFRLEN encoded by the coding sequence ATGAGAGCAGCAGCATTAAGAAGATTTATACTAAGTGCTTTTCTGATTATAGTAAGATTAGTAATCGCTTTGTGTGCTGTTACATTTCTCTTTGCACTATTGCCATTTGCAAAAAGTGTGTTTAATACGGAAAGAAGTATTGATTCAACCAGACCCAAACAGATGCCGGTAATTATGCAACAAGTTGTAAGAGAACAAAAGAAAACTGAACCCATCGTACGGGAAATACGTGAACTGAAAACACCAACCTCAAACAGATCAACTTTTTCTGGGTTGGGGCATTCGATGCGTTTTACACCCGATTTAAGCGTGGATGGTGGAGGTGATGGAGTCGGATTAGGGTCGGATAATTTGGGTAGTGCGGTGTTTGAAGAGGGTGAAGTTGATGAACCGGCAAGGCCAGTATCGAGAATGGGGGTTGAGTATCCCAGAAGGGCGAGAAATCTTGGAATTGAGGGTAGTGTATCGGTGGTGATACTGGTTGGTAGAGGTGGAGACGTTCTTGATGTTACCATAGAAGAAACATCTCATCAGTTGTTTGTAAGGCCAGTACAGGAAGCGGTACGGCAGTGGAGGTTTTTACCGGCAAAATACCAGGGAGTCCCGGTACAGGTGCGCTTACGGCAAGAAATAAACTTCAGGCTTGAGAATTAA